The following proteins come from a genomic window of Corallococcus sp. NCRR:
- a CDS encoding amino acid kinase family protein, which translates to MTAPVSITRYAPFLLDTAQGLASVARHLSRRDAGSTRAAIVSSPPWLVEGLESALSIALKGDSTRARQELDGLLARGLLMLEDAERRLGAPPGSTSVEADGTRTLASLLEPARRALDGASLVRERRPALEDVVRGTGERLTAALLAKLLGARGIPSLEVDAADWTVTEGGPGQARVNREHTRARVATLRPSWEGRLTLHAGGRGTALDGRSTTLGVAGADETAAVLSVLLGTPLTLWTDVPGVMTADPLHVADARPVPHLSYTEALELVYLGLPTLHPRALSTLRDADLPLRVRHLQQPDEPGTLIDVRGAGNGSVPTCVVSLEDLALLGLEGGTEEAARPVGPRALQALEAAGIDAWMAAQSSPGRSVAVVLRREHAARAEAVLRRELAPELERGALQPPQVRAPVTQVALVAEAMGQGANVAGRLFQPLGALGVNVRAIAQTASARSISFIVDGAETALTVRTVHAAFHFAHEEVSLLVLGHGVVGSQLLEQLRTLQETLAQEHGIQLNLVGLADSRRVLFSPEGIPLKQWRERIGSVPEGASPPVVRALLEPLRRLPVPVLVDCTAAEGMEALYLEALKSGIHVVAANKKPLTQALDVWEQLRSTAHLNHRAYHYETTVGAGLPVIQTLKDLVRTGDRVHGVEGSFSGTLGYLSQQLMEGVPLSKAVRTAREKGFTEPHPREDLAGTDAARKALILAREQGLNLSLEDVEVEPFVPREYLEEADVERFLTGLEKLDRTFTSRIEGLRAEGKVLRYLARIDPAAKDGPVLRVGPVAVPTEHPATRLRGSEAFVAFSTERYADSPLLVQGAGAGGPVTAAGVLADILKIAQNLRGR; encoded by the coding sequence ATGACCGCCCCTGTGAGCATCACCCGCTACGCTCCATTCCTGCTCGACACCGCCCAGGGACTCGCGTCCGTGGCCAGGCACCTGTCTCGCCGCGACGCGGGCAGCACGCGCGCCGCCATCGTGTCCTCACCGCCCTGGCTCGTGGAGGGACTGGAGTCGGCGCTCTCCATCGCGCTGAAGGGCGACTCCACGCGGGCCCGGCAGGAGCTGGACGGCCTGCTCGCGCGGGGATTGTTGATGCTGGAGGACGCCGAGCGCCGGCTGGGTGCGCCCCCGGGCTCCACGTCGGTGGAGGCGGACGGCACGCGCACGCTGGCGTCCCTGCTGGAGCCCGCGCGCCGCGCGCTGGATGGCGCGAGCCTGGTGCGTGAACGGCGGCCCGCGCTGGAGGACGTGGTGCGCGGCACCGGCGAGCGGCTGACGGCGGCGCTGCTGGCGAAGCTGCTGGGTGCGCGCGGCATCCCTTCGCTGGAGGTGGACGCGGCGGACTGGACGGTGACGGAGGGCGGGCCCGGACAGGCGCGCGTGAACCGCGAGCACACCCGCGCCCGGGTGGCCACGCTGCGTCCTTCGTGGGAGGGCCGGCTGACGTTGCACGCGGGTGGCCGGGGCACCGCCTTGGATGGCCGCTCCACGACGCTGGGCGTGGCGGGTGCGGATGAGACGGCGGCGGTGCTGTCCGTGCTGCTGGGCACGCCGCTGACGCTGTGGACGGACGTGCCCGGGGTGATGACCGCGGATCCGCTGCACGTCGCGGATGCGCGGCCGGTGCCGCACCTGAGCTACACGGAGGCGCTGGAGCTGGTGTACCTGGGCCTGCCCACGCTGCACCCTCGCGCGCTGTCCACGCTGCGCGACGCGGACCTTCCGCTGCGCGTACGCCACCTGCAACAGCCCGACGAGCCCGGCACGCTCATCGACGTGCGCGGCGCGGGCAACGGCAGCGTGCCCACGTGCGTGGTGTCCCTGGAGGACCTCGCGCTGCTGGGCCTGGAGGGAGGCACGGAGGAAGCGGCGCGGCCGGTGGGGCCTCGCGCGTTGCAGGCGCTGGAGGCCGCGGGCATCGACGCGTGGATGGCGGCGCAGTCGTCACCGGGGCGCTCGGTGGCGGTGGTGTTGCGCCGGGAGCACGCGGCCCGAGCGGAAGCAGTGCTGCGGCGGGAGCTGGCGCCAGAGCTGGAGCGTGGCGCGTTGCAGCCTCCCCAGGTGCGCGCGCCGGTGACGCAGGTGGCGCTGGTGGCGGAGGCCATGGGCCAGGGCGCCAACGTGGCGGGACGGCTGTTCCAGCCGCTGGGCGCGCTGGGCGTCAACGTGCGCGCCATCGCACAGACGGCGAGCGCCCGCTCCATCTCGTTCATCGTGGACGGGGCGGAGACGGCGCTGACGGTGCGCACGGTGCACGCGGCCTTCCACTTCGCGCATGAAGAGGTGAGCCTGCTGGTGCTGGGCCATGGCGTGGTGGGCAGCCAGCTGCTGGAGCAACTGCGCACGTTGCAGGAGACGCTGGCGCAGGAGCACGGCATCCAGCTCAACCTGGTGGGGCTCGCGGACAGCCGGCGGGTGCTCTTCTCCCCGGAGGGCATCCCGCTGAAGCAGTGGCGCGAGCGCATCGGGTCCGTGCCCGAAGGAGCGTCACCCCCCGTGGTGCGCGCGCTGCTGGAGCCGCTGCGCCGCCTGCCCGTGCCGGTGCTGGTGGACTGCACGGCGGCGGAGGGCATGGAGGCGCTGTACCTGGAGGCGCTCAAGAGCGGCATCCACGTGGTGGCGGCGAACAAGAAGCCGCTGACCCAAGCGCTCGACGTCTGGGAGCAGCTGCGGAGCACGGCGCACCTGAACCACCGCGCGTACCACTACGAGACGACGGTGGGCGCGGGGCTGCCGGTCATCCAGACGCTGAAGGACCTGGTGCGCACGGGAGACCGGGTGCACGGCGTGGAGGGCTCGTTCTCCGGGACGCTCGGCTACCTGAGCCAGCAGTTGATGGAGGGCGTGCCGCTGTCGAAGGCGGTGCGCACCGCGCGCGAGAAGGGCTTCACGGAGCCGCACCCTCGCGAGGACCTGGCGGGCACGGACGCCGCGCGCAAGGCGCTCATCCTCGCGCGTGAGCAGGGTTTGAACCTGTCGCTGGAGGACGTGGAGGTGGAGCCGTTCGTGCCTCGCGAGTACCTGGAAGAGGCGGACGTGGAGCGCTTCCTCACGGGGCTGGAGAAGCTGGACCGGACGTTCACCTCGCGCATCGAGGGGCTGCGCGCGGAGGGCAAGGTGCTGCGCTACCTGGCGCGCATCGACCCGGCGGCGAAGGACGGGCCGGTGCTGCGGGTGGGGCCAGTGGCCGTGCCGACGGAGCATCCGGCCACGCGGCTGCGCGGCTCGGAGGCGTTCGTGGCCTTCTCCACGGAGCGCTACGCGGACTCTCCGCTGCTGGTCCAGGGAGCGGGGGCAGGCGGCCCTGTCACGGCGGCGGGCGTCCTGGCGGATATCCTGAAGATCGCCCAGAACCTGCGGGGGCGGTGA
- a CDS encoding transglycosylase SLT domain-containing protein: protein MVPAPGSARLSSFRLPSQDFASRPDAVSGGRVQGAHCPKPGAGSVSPFQQDGFSAGPAKGAQWKQFSEGLEDVVKQLQQLVQLLQAQMGGAAASAGGVDGAQAPSDVSGAPSRCGVPSTSGASSTGGAQGAGDSFQAGSTQSADSTQSAGSTQSAGATGDMPKGEVGDWIKQAMDILKAAGVPVDKMNPQDIAKIIQHESSGDPNAINLWDQNAKDGHPSIGLMQTIQPTFDAYKLPGHDNIRNPVDNIIAAVRYSVERYGSVSNTPGIQAMNSGSGYVGY, encoded by the coding sequence ATGGTCCCCGCGCCCGGTTCCGCCCGCCTCTCCTCCTTCCGCCTCCCCTCGCAGGACTTCGCTTCCCGTCCGGATGCCGTGTCCGGTGGCCGCGTGCAGGGCGCCCACTGCCCGAAGCCGGGCGCGGGCTCGGTGTCCCCGTTCCAGCAGGACGGCTTCAGCGCGGGCCCCGCGAAGGGCGCGCAGTGGAAGCAGTTCTCGGAGGGGCTCGAGGACGTGGTGAAGCAGCTGCAGCAGCTCGTCCAGCTGCTCCAGGCCCAGATGGGCGGCGCCGCTGCCTCCGCGGGCGGCGTGGATGGAGCCCAGGCGCCGTCGGACGTGTCCGGTGCGCCCAGCAGGTGTGGCGTTCCCAGCACCAGCGGTGCGTCCAGCACGGGCGGCGCGCAGGGCGCGGGTGATTCGTTCCAGGCCGGCTCCACCCAGTCGGCGGACTCCACCCAGTCGGCGGGCTCCACCCAGTCGGCCGGCGCCACGGGCGACATGCCGAAGGGCGAGGTGGGCGATTGGATCAAGCAGGCCATGGACATCCTCAAGGCCGCGGGCGTCCCGGTGGACAAGATGAACCCGCAGGACATCGCGAAGATCATCCAGCACGAGTCCAGCGGCGACCCGAACGCCATCAACCTCTGGGACCAGAACGCCAAGGATGGCCACCCGTCCATCGGCCTGATGCAGACCATCCAGCCGACGTTCGACGCGTACAAGCTCCCGGGCCACGACAACATCCGCAACCCGGTGGACAACATCATCGCGGCCGTCCGCTACTCGGTGGAGCGCTACGGCTCCGTGTCCAACACGCCGGGCATCCAGGCGATGAACAGCGGCAGCGGCTACGTCGGCTACTGA
- a CDS encoding potassium channel family protein: MKSPAARLMMDLRYLRALSRRFRSTLLLAAVIFGVGPALYHWRYVGPGGDRISYGEALHHVYFLLFGQPSLPYVSDWFVETLNILIPPVSIALVVDGVVRFAYLFFARHKNDKEWVSVVSETMKGHVVVCGAGRVGYRVVTQLREMGKDVVVVEKREDATFVSALRDENIPLLIDDTRSPLCLPRTHVKKASAIVCATDDDLANLNIALDARRLNPGIRVVIRLFDDDLGAKVRDTFKAEALSSSSLAAPAMALAALDPRLVHSFRIGKHLMVVSLFVVREGLPGMNISQVRDRFGGLALSLIRGEEETLHPNGDVVLQVGDQITVQASYPEYCALRVFTGEADAPAYADHDNFLMPGYRPTG; this comes from the coding sequence ATGAAGAGCCCTGCCGCGCGCCTGATGATGGACCTGCGGTACCTGCGCGCGCTGTCGCGGAGGTTCCGCAGCACGTTGCTGCTCGCGGCGGTCATCTTCGGGGTGGGGCCGGCGCTGTACCACTGGCGCTACGTGGGGCCGGGCGGGGACCGCATCTCCTACGGAGAGGCGCTGCACCACGTCTACTTCCTGCTCTTCGGCCAACCGTCGCTGCCCTACGTGAGCGACTGGTTCGTGGAGACGCTCAACATCCTCATCCCGCCGGTCAGCATCGCGCTGGTGGTGGATGGCGTGGTGCGCTTCGCGTACCTCTTCTTCGCGCGGCACAAGAACGACAAGGAGTGGGTCTCCGTGGTGTCCGAAACGATGAAGGGCCACGTCGTGGTGTGCGGCGCGGGACGCGTGGGCTACCGCGTGGTGACGCAGCTGCGGGAGATGGGCAAGGACGTCGTCGTGGTGGAGAAGCGCGAGGACGCGACGTTCGTGTCCGCGCTGCGCGACGAGAACATCCCGCTGCTCATCGACGACACGCGCAGCCCGCTGTGCCTGCCGCGCACGCACGTGAAGAAGGCGTCCGCCATCGTCTGCGCCACGGACGACGACCTGGCGAACCTGAACATCGCGCTGGACGCGCGGCGGCTGAACCCCGGCATCCGCGTGGTCATCCGCCTGTTCGACGACGATCTGGGCGCGAAGGTGCGCGACACGTTCAAGGCGGAGGCCCTGTCCAGCTCCTCGCTGGCCGCGCCCGCCATGGCGCTGGCGGCGTTGGATCCTCGGCTCGTCCACTCGTTCCGCATCGGCAAGCATCTGATGGTGGTGTCGCTGTTCGTGGTGCGGGAGGGGCTGCCAGGGATGAACATCTCCCAGGTGCGCGACCGCTTCGGCGGGCTGGCCCTGTCGCTCATCCGGGGCGAAGAGGAGACGCTGCACCCGAACGGTGACGTGGTCCTCCAGGTGGGGGATCAGATCACCGTCCAGGCGTCCTATCCGGAGTACTGCGCCCTGCGCGTCTTCACCGGTGAGGCGGACGCGCCGGCGTACGCGGACCACGACAACTTCCTCATGCCAGGCTACCGCCCCACGGGGTGA
- the tatC gene encoding twin-arginine translocase subunit TatC, with amino-acid sequence MSLAEHLTELRSRLVKCSLAVLVLGAVSLIFAKPIFGVLMRPVLDALPPEGRSLVYTSGIEEINVLMKVGVYCGIFLTTPVILWQIWGFVAPGLYPEERKYASPFVVLGSVAFIVGSLFCYFLVLPSMFKFLLNEEETLALEQRMDTARMGGEDALRFLRIGEVERAGHVAKETSAALTAAGEGQVKDPEVATAKSVELTARLKGLGELLDAAADGLGVPARGVLRQAVEKRVEAVTAFGKQDYVASEAAMDQAASLLAGVAPTRAEEMSGLWRLQKELARGYAEAEAARWTRPMLTMNEQLSLVLLLILAFGVIFELPLVMALLGIVGVVKSGFLIRYQRHAFVVCLIAAAVLTPTGDVVNLSLMAGPMLLCYELGVLAVWLIEKRRAKAEASTDITPAA; translated from the coding sequence ATGAGCCTGGCGGAGCACCTCACGGAGCTGCGCTCGCGGCTCGTGAAGTGTTCGCTCGCGGTGCTCGTGCTGGGCGCCGTGTCGCTCATCTTCGCCAAGCCCATCTTCGGCGTGTTGATGCGGCCGGTGCTGGACGCGCTGCCCCCGGAGGGGCGCTCGCTCGTCTACACATCCGGCATCGAAGAAATCAACGTGCTGATGAAGGTGGGCGTGTACTGCGGCATCTTCCTCACCACGCCCGTCATCCTCTGGCAGATCTGGGGCTTCGTGGCGCCCGGGCTCTACCCGGAGGAGCGCAAGTACGCGTCGCCCTTCGTGGTGCTCGGCTCCGTCGCGTTCATCGTGGGCTCGCTGTTCTGCTACTTCCTGGTGCTGCCCTCCATGTTCAAGTTCCTCCTCAACGAGGAGGAGACGCTCGCCCTGGAGCAGCGCATGGACACCGCGCGCATGGGCGGCGAGGACGCGCTGCGCTTCCTGCGCATTGGAGAGGTGGAGCGCGCCGGCCACGTGGCCAAGGAGACCAGCGCCGCGCTGACGGCCGCCGGTGAAGGCCAGGTGAAGGACCCGGAGGTGGCGACCGCGAAGAGCGTGGAGCTCACCGCGCGCCTCAAGGGCCTGGGCGAGCTCCTGGACGCGGCCGCGGACGGGCTGGGTGTGCCCGCGCGCGGCGTGCTGCGCCAGGCGGTGGAGAAGCGCGTGGAGGCGGTGACGGCCTTCGGCAAGCAGGACTACGTCGCGTCGGAGGCCGCCATGGACCAGGCGGCCAGCCTGCTCGCGGGCGTGGCGCCCACGCGCGCCGAGGAGATGTCCGGCCTGTGGCGGCTGCAGAAGGAGCTGGCCAGGGGCTACGCCGAGGCGGAGGCCGCGCGCTGGACGCGGCCCATGCTGACGATGAACGAGCAGCTGTCGCTGGTGCTGCTGCTCATCCTCGCCTTCGGCGTCATCTTCGAGCTGCCGCTGGTGATGGCGCTGTTGGGCATCGTCGGGGTGGTGAAGTCGGGCTTCCTCATCCGCTACCAGCGCCACGCGTTCGTGGTGTGCCTCATCGCGGCGGCGGTGCTGACGCCCACGGGGGACGTGGTGAACCTGTCGCTCATGGCCGGCCCCATGCTGCTCTGCTACGAGCTGGGCGTGCTGGCGGTGTGGCTCATCGAGAAGCGCCGTGCGAAGGCGGAAGCCTCCACGGACATCACCCCAGCGGCGTAG
- the tatB gene encoding Sec-independent protein translocase protein TatB, which translates to MFNIGAGEMVFILVAALIVLGPQRLPELARAIGKFMREFRRQTDDVRNVVEREFYAMDEDFNRMPPTRPGTRVPSPPPELAPSSIPGAAPANVLAEPAPELAATVDPANVPAPSEAAGAVDAAPAAGPQAVAEAGAAPAQDENGLPQLAPIPGTVARNAPKRS; encoded by the coding sequence ATGTTCAACATCGGCGCAGGCGAAATGGTGTTCATCCTGGTGGCCGCGCTGATCGTGCTCGGCCCCCAGCGGCTGCCTGAGCTGGCGCGGGCCATCGGCAAGTTCATGCGCGAGTTCCGCCGGCAGACGGACGACGTGCGCAACGTGGTGGAGCGCGAGTTCTACGCCATGGACGAGGACTTCAACCGCATGCCCCCGACGCGCCCGGGCACGCGCGTGCCGTCCCCGCCGCCGGAGCTCGCCCCGTCCTCCATCCCCGGGGCCGCCCCCGCCAACGTGCTCGCCGAGCCCGCCCCCGAGCTCGCCGCGACGGTGGACCCCGCGAACGTGCCCGCGCCCTCGGAGGCCGCCGGGGCCGTGGACGCCGCTCCCGCCGCCGGTCCGCAGGCCGTGGCGGAGGCCGGCGCGGCGCCGGCGCAGGACGAGAACGGCCTCCCGCAACTCGCCCCCATCCCGGGCACGGTGGCGCGCAACGCGCCGAAACGGAGCTGA
- a CDS encoding MFS transporter encodes MPESSESATSRPVSERAVVLLIGAVQFVNILDFVMVMPLGPDFAKGLGIESSHIGTIGGSYTAAASVAGLLGGYFLDRFDRRKALAVCMLGLVAATAAGGLAVGLSTLLLARVCAGLFGGPATALSLSIIADLIPVERRGRALGAVMASFSVASVLGVPLALKVAELGTWRTPFFVVAALGLVLVLAALWLLPPVRGHLKPGGSASRAPGVAELLGNTDVQLSYLMTALVMMSGFIVIPNISAYLQQNLGYPRGSLWIIYAAGGVVSFFTLRMTGPLVDRFGSFRVGTVGVVLAALTTYVGFIHYPAWLPIPVLFMAFMLAMGVRNVAYNTLTSRVPDNPVRARFMSLQSATQHMASALGAFLSSRLLVDLPDGTLGGMDTIAWVSIGLAVGVPVMLRVVEGRVRSREQARALAVPPAQGLAAPLSPEAHSHG; translated from the coding sequence ATGCCCGAGTCGTCCGAGTCCGCCACCTCCCGTCCCGTGTCCGAGCGCGCCGTGGTGCTGCTCATCGGGGCGGTGCAGTTCGTCAACATCCTCGACTTCGTGATGGTGATGCCGCTGGGCCCGGACTTCGCGAAGGGGCTGGGCATCGAGTCCTCGCACATCGGGACCATTGGCGGCAGCTACACCGCCGCCGCGAGCGTGGCGGGGCTTTTGGGCGGCTACTTCCTGGACCGCTTCGACCGGCGCAAGGCGCTGGCCGTGTGCATGCTGGGGCTCGTCGCGGCCACCGCGGCGGGGGGCCTGGCGGTGGGGCTGTCCACGCTGCTGCTGGCGCGGGTGTGCGCGGGGCTCTTCGGCGGGCCGGCGACGGCGCTGTCCCTGTCCATCATCGCGGACCTCATCCCGGTGGAGCGCCGGGGCCGGGCGCTGGGCGCGGTGATGGCGTCCTTCTCCGTGGCCTCCGTGCTGGGCGTGCCCCTGGCGCTGAAGGTCGCGGAGCTGGGCACCTGGCGCACGCCCTTCTTCGTGGTGGCGGCGCTGGGGCTGGTGCTGGTGCTGGCCGCGCTGTGGCTCCTGCCGCCCGTGCGCGGGCACCTCAAGCCCGGCGGCAGCGCCTCCCGGGCCCCGGGCGTGGCGGAGCTTCTGGGCAACACCGACGTCCAGCTGTCCTACCTGATGACGGCGCTGGTGATGATGAGCGGCTTCATCGTCATCCCCAACATCTCCGCCTACCTCCAGCAGAACCTGGGCTACCCGCGCGGGAGCCTGTGGATCATCTACGCCGCGGGCGGCGTGGTGAGCTTCTTCACGCTGCGGATGACGGGGCCGCTGGTGGACCGCTTCGGCTCCTTCCGCGTGGGCACGGTGGGCGTGGTGCTGGCGGCCCTCACCACGTACGTGGGCTTCATCCACTACCCGGCGTGGCTGCCCATCCCCGTGCTGTTCATGGCCTTCATGCTGGCCATGGGCGTGCGCAACGTGGCGTACAACACGCTCACCTCGCGCGTGCCGGACAACCCGGTGCGCGCCCGCTTCATGTCGTTGCAGTCCGCCACCCAGCACATGGCCTCCGCGCTGGGGGCCTTCCTGTCGTCGCGCCTGCTGGTGGACCTGCCGGACGGGACGCTCGGCGGCATGGACACCATCGCCTGGGTGTCCATCGGGCTGGCGGTGGGGGTCCCCGTCATGTTGCGGGTGGTGGAGGGGCGGGTGCGCTCGCGTGAGCAGGCCCGGGCCCTGGCGGTCCCCCCGGCGCAGGGGCTGGCCGCGCCGCTGTCACCGGAGGCCCACTCCCACGGCTGA
- a CDS encoding methyl-accepting chemotaxis protein translates to MQRRLKKPGLRGILLGSFGLALAVILGTLYFVVPRQVGNHLRERMVLHAQNKAEEVVALVEKQADTQPVPNLGERLRDDDFSVVAVLDAQGVPRATSPATAPSWFTQDLEKRLQQRPLPPLDQMDFEGGNWAVTRPVTLAGGVPGEVVVVVDAARLEGVLTALRHTVLLAFLVGLVLFLLVAFLISRAFILHPLDAMMSMARKLAEADLTGRAEVRNSKDELGQLAEALNRMAQSWRDTLGRVRGVSDVVAGVIEQIHRTGTTVSSGAGTVQSRVEETSSSMVEMMASLRGIAENVEVLYQSAEESSSSIMEMAATNDEVAENVQAMAASVEETTSAIEQMTYSIKEVAKNIEDLSASTEDTSSAISQMDAAIGQVDANANETARLSEQVFEDAQTGVEALRKTLSGIDRIKDTSRTAAGVIDSLGRRISEIGNILNVIDDVAEQTNLLALNAAIIAAQAGEHGKGFAVVAEEIKDLAERTGASTKEIAELIRGVQEESRNAVVVMNQGVKSVEEGVQLGREAEGALRKINDSTQKSTQMVKAIARATVEQARGSKQVTAAIHRISATVSMISQASNEQARGGEQIMKSAERMKTLTQHVQRSSQEQAHGSKQITRSIESINEMVTHLNRAQKEQTKGSEQVLKAVETIKGVSEHQTRSVRQLEEAIDNLTRQAEILRAEVRRFRV, encoded by the coding sequence TTGCAACGTCGCCTCAAGAAACCCGGTCTCCGGGGCATCCTCCTGGGTTCGTTCGGCCTCGCGCTGGCCGTCATCCTCGGGACGCTCTACTTCGTCGTTCCCCGCCAGGTGGGCAACCACCTGAGGGAGCGCATGGTCCTGCACGCCCAGAACAAGGCCGAGGAGGTGGTCGCGCTGGTCGAAAAGCAGGCGGACACCCAGCCCGTCCCCAACCTGGGAGAGCGCCTGCGCGACGACGACTTCAGCGTCGTGGCGGTGCTCGACGCCCAGGGCGTGCCCCGCGCCACCTCCCCGGCGACCGCGCCCTCCTGGTTCACCCAGGACCTGGAGAAGCGCCTCCAGCAGCGCCCGCTCCCGCCGTTGGATCAGATGGACTTCGAAGGCGGCAACTGGGCGGTGACCCGGCCGGTGACGCTCGCGGGCGGGGTGCCCGGCGAGGTCGTCGTGGTGGTGGACGCGGCCCGGCTGGAGGGAGTGCTCACGGCCCTGCGCCACACGGTGCTGCTGGCCTTCCTCGTGGGCCTGGTGCTCTTCCTCCTGGTGGCGTTCCTCATCTCGCGCGCGTTCATCCTCCACCCGCTGGACGCGATGATGTCCATGGCGCGCAAGCTGGCGGAGGCCGACCTCACCGGCCGCGCGGAGGTGCGCAACAGCAAGGACGAGCTGGGCCAACTGGCGGAGGCGCTCAACCGCATGGCCCAGTCCTGGCGCGACACGCTGGGCCGCGTGCGCGGCGTGTCCGACGTGGTGGCCGGCGTCATCGAGCAGATCCACCGCACCGGCACCACCGTGTCCTCCGGCGCGGGCACCGTGCAGTCGCGCGTGGAGGAGACGTCCTCCTCCATGGTGGAGATGATGGCCTCCTTGCGCGGCATCGCGGAGAACGTGGAGGTCCTCTACCAGAGCGCGGAGGAGAGCAGCTCCTCCATCATGGAGATGGCCGCCACCAACGACGAGGTGGCGGAGAACGTCCAGGCCATGGCCGCCAGCGTGGAGGAGACCACCAGCGCCATCGAGCAGATGACGTACTCCATCAAGGAGGTCGCCAAGAACATCGAGGACCTCTCCGCGTCCACGGAGGACACCTCCTCCGCCATCAGCCAGATGGACGCCGCCATCGGTCAGGTCGACGCCAACGCCAACGAGACGGCCCGCCTGTCCGAGCAGGTCTTCGAGGACGCGCAGACGGGCGTGGAGGCCCTGCGCAAGACGCTCTCCGGCATCGACCGCATCAAGGACACCAGCCGCACCGCCGCGGGCGTCATCGACAGCCTGGGCCGGCGCATCAGCGAGATTGGCAACATCCTCAACGTCATCGACGACGTGGCGGAGCAGACGAACCTCCTGGCCCTCAACGCCGCCATCATCGCCGCGCAGGCGGGTGAGCACGGCAAGGGCTTCGCGGTGGTCGCGGAGGAGATCAAGGACCTGGCCGAGCGCACCGGCGCGTCCACCAAGGAGATCGCCGAGCTCATCCGCGGCGTGCAGGAGGAGAGCCGCAACGCCGTGGTGGTGATGAACCAGGGCGTCAAGAGCGTGGAGGAGGGCGTGCAACTGGGCCGCGAGGCGGAGGGCGCCCTCAGGAAGATCAACGACAGCACCCAGAAGTCCACGCAGATGGTGAAGGCCATTGCCCGCGCCACCGTGGAGCAGGCGCGCGGCAGCAAGCAGGTCACGGCCGCCATCCACCGCATCTCCGCCACCGTGTCGATGATTAGCCAGGCCTCCAACGAGCAGGCCCGGGGCGGCGAGCAGATCATGAAGAGCGCGGAGCGGATGAAGACGCTCACCCAGCACGTGCAGCGCTCCAGCCAGGAGCAGGCGCACGGCAGCAAGCAGATCACCCGCTCCATCGAAAGCATCAACGAGATGGTCACCCACCTGAACCGCGCCCAGAAGGAGCAGACCAAGGGCAGCGAGCAGGTGCTCAAGGCCGTGGAGACCATCAAGGGCGTGTCCGAGCACCAGACGCGCTCGGTGCGCCAGTTGGAAGAGGCCATCGACAACCTCACGCGCCAGGCGGAGATCCTGCGCGCCGAGGTGCGCCGCTTCCGCGTCTGA
- a CDS encoding histone deacetylase family protein, whose translation MRKVQGMTATLLLTDPLFLQHDAGEGHPESPARLRRILQMLARNPIAGTVMTHPRSATDAELLAVHTPAHLDAMEKLGGRFERIDEDTAVSPDSIDAARVAAGAAVQAVEQVMAGHVRNAFALVRPPGHHAEPDRAMGFCLYNNVAIAAEAGRRLGAERVLVLDWDVHHGNGTQAAFWGRRDVLYQSVHQFPYYPGSGAAPEVGRGEGQGYTVNCGLPGGNTDADYGMIFEELLLPVAQAYRPDLVLVSAGFDPHRADPIGGMDLTERGFAAMCTAVRKLAEEVSGGKLALVLEGGYSLEGLSNSVHACIEVLAGRDDSFAPGTINADARAALAASREALKPFWASVR comes from the coding sequence ATGCGTAAGGTCCAGGGGATGACCGCGACGCTGCTGCTCACCGACCCGCTCTTCCTCCAGCACGACGCCGGCGAGGGCCACCCCGAGTCGCCCGCCCGCTTGCGGCGCATCCTCCAGATGCTGGCGCGAAACCCCATCGCGGGCACGGTGATGACGCATCCGCGCTCCGCCACGGACGCGGAGCTGCTGGCGGTGCACACCCCGGCGCACCTGGACGCGATGGAGAAGCTGGGCGGCCGCTTCGAGCGCATCGACGAGGACACGGCGGTGTCGCCGGACAGCATCGACGCGGCGCGGGTCGCGGCGGGCGCGGCGGTGCAGGCCGTGGAGCAGGTGATGGCGGGGCACGTGAGGAACGCGTTCGCGCTGGTGCGTCCGCCCGGCCACCACGCGGAGCCGGACCGGGCGATGGGCTTCTGCCTCTACAACAACGTCGCCATCGCGGCGGAGGCGGGACGGCGGCTGGGCGCCGAGCGCGTGCTGGTGCTGGACTGGGACGTGCACCACGGCAACGGCACGCAGGCGGCCTTCTGGGGGCGCAGGGACGTGCTCTACCAGTCGGTGCACCAGTTCCCCTACTACCCGGGCAGCGGCGCCGCGCCGGAGGTGGGGCGTGGCGAGGGCCAGGGCTACACGGTCAACTGCGGGCTGCCGGGCGGCAACACGGACGCGGACTACGGGATGATCTTCGAGGAGCTGCTGCTCCCCGTGGCGCAGGCGTACCGGCCGGACCTGGTGCTGGTGTCCGCGGGGTTCGACCCGCACCGCGCGGATCCGATTGGCGGCATGGACCTCACCGAGCGCGGCTTCGCGGCGATGTGCACCGCCGTGCGCAAGCTGGCGGAGGAGGTCTCCGGAGGGAAGCTGGCGCTGGTGCTGGAGGGTGGCTATTCGCTGGAGGGGCTGTCGAACTCCGTGCACGCCTGCATCGAAGTGCTGGCGGGGCGCGATGACAGCTTCGCGC